In one Drosophila gunungcola strain Sukarami chromosome 2R unlocalized genomic scaffold, Dgunungcola_SK_2 000004F, whole genome shotgun sequence genomic region, the following are encoded:
- the LOC128254005 gene encoding serine protease 41-like isoform X1, which yields MAAIQNETHFLCGGTLIHNRFVLTAARCIHGHTNLFVRLGAYNKSEPTFQVKVTAAIIHRSSSIFDFHYNVGLLKLSSRVKYNFYVRPICIILDTKHKSFIPTTLKAFGWGQNSDNLESDILQTITLDHYNERVCNRRLNFTMSSEQICAGAYNGDTCGSDSGGPLSTTLTVNGLPREAQIGIVSFGLRTCNGPGVYTKVASYVDWIQKRISNFDDSNKPQLAMPQQSPPAMVQDMWLHRDCGGGTMASILRADIFGHNFRAHGVLITDRFVITTARHLSENHDALKVIPIGMGWTYGDHRVDSVFKHTSDIALLKLSRPMRPTDGMKPICMLSNDQLQRMGEPPLPLSVFDPVSGGHFYLYTRECPWTINADEICVGTPPGISTTFGKAGDILGKQIIVSKKGRFVLFGIVSYSSDGYHILTNVMKHTGWIANTVKQNQF from the exons ATGGCAGCCATACAAAATGAGACCCATTTTCTGTGTGGAGGCACGCTGATTCACAATC GTTTTGTATTAACTGCCGCTCGTTGCATACATGGTCATACAAATTT GTTTGTAAGATTGGGAGCATACAACAAAAGTGAGCCTACCTTTCAGGTCAAAGTCACTGCTGCAATTATACACCGTTCGTCGTCcatatttgattttcattatAATGTAGGCCTGCTCAAATTATCAAGCAGGGTCAAATATAATT TTTACGTTCGTCCAATCTGTATTATTTTGGATACAAAACATAAGAGTTTTATACCGACAACGTTGAAAGCCTTTGGCTGGGGACAAAACAGTGATAACCTGGAATCTGATATACTTCAAACTATCACCCTGGATCATTACAATGAAAGAGTGTGTAACAGGCGCTTGAATTTTACCATGAGTTCGGAACAGATATGTGCAGGTGCCTATAACGGCGACACCTGTGGTAGTGATTCCGGAGGTCCATTGAGCACTACTTTGACCGTCAATGGATTGCCCCGCGAAGCGCAGATCGGTATCGTTAGCTTTGGCCTAAGAACCTGCAATGGACCGGGCGTGTATACCAAAGTGGCTAGTTATGTGGATTGGATACAGAAAAGAATATCCAACTTTGATGATTCTAATAAGCCACAGCTCGCAATGCCACAACAATCTCCGCCTGCAATGGTTCAAGACATGTGGTTGCACAGGGACTGCGGTGGCGGTACCATGGCATCAATTTTACGGGCCGACATTTTTGGACATAATTTCAGGGCCCATGGAGTGCTGATCACAGACC GTTTTGTCATAACCACTGCCAGACACTTATCGGAAAATCATGATGCGCT AAAAGTTATTCCAATCGGAATGGGATGGACATATGGTGACCACCGAGTTGACTCAGTCTTTAAGCATACTAGTGATATAGCTTTGCTTAAACTTAGTCGACCGATGAGGCCCACAG ATGGAATGAAACCGATCTGTATGCTTTCGAACGACCAACTCCAACGGATGGGCGAACCTCCTCTGCCCTTATCTGTATTTGACCCCGTTAGCGGTGgacacttttatttatatactcGGGAGTGTCCATGGACAATCAATGCGGATGAAATTTGTGTGGGAACTCCTCCTGGAATAAGCACTACATTTGGAAAGGCTGGTGACATATTGGGAAAACAGATTATTGTTTCGAAAAAAGGtcggtttgttttgtttggtattGTCAGTTATTCAAGTGATGGTTACCACATTCTTACAAATGTAATGAAACATACAGGGTGGATCGCAAATACcgttaaacaaaatcaattttag
- the LOC128254005 gene encoding serine protease 41-like isoform X2: MAAIQNETHFLCGGTLIHNRFVLTAARCIHGHTNLFVRLGAYNKSEPTFQVKVTAAIIHRSSSIFDFHYNVGLLKLSSRVKYNFYVRPICIILDTKHKSFIPTTLKAFGWGQNSDNLESDILQTITLDHYNERVCNRRLNFTMSSEQICAGAYNGDTCGSDSGGPLSTTLTVNGLPREAQIGIVSFGLRTCNGPGVYTKVASYVDWIQKRISNFDDSNKPQLAMPQQSPPAMVQDMWLHRDCGGGTMASILRADIFGHNFRAHGVLITDRFVITTARHLSENHDALKVIPIGMGWTYGDHRVDSVFKHTSDIALLKLSRPMRPTDGMKPICMLSNDQLQRMGEPPLPLSVFDPVSGGHFYLYTRECPWTINADEICVGTPPGISTTFGKAGDILGKQIIVSKKGWIANTVKQNQF; encoded by the exons ATGGCAGCCATACAAAATGAGACCCATTTTCTGTGTGGAGGCACGCTGATTCACAATC GTTTTGTATTAACTGCCGCTCGTTGCATACATGGTCATACAAATTT GTTTGTAAGATTGGGAGCATACAACAAAAGTGAGCCTACCTTTCAGGTCAAAGTCACTGCTGCAATTATACACCGTTCGTCGTCcatatttgattttcattatAATGTAGGCCTGCTCAAATTATCAAGCAGGGTCAAATATAATT TTTACGTTCGTCCAATCTGTATTATTTTGGATACAAAACATAAGAGTTTTATACCGACAACGTTGAAAGCCTTTGGCTGGGGACAAAACAGTGATAACCTGGAATCTGATATACTTCAAACTATCACCCTGGATCATTACAATGAAAGAGTGTGTAACAGGCGCTTGAATTTTACCATGAGTTCGGAACAGATATGTGCAGGTGCCTATAACGGCGACACCTGTGGTAGTGATTCCGGAGGTCCATTGAGCACTACTTTGACCGTCAATGGATTGCCCCGCGAAGCGCAGATCGGTATCGTTAGCTTTGGCCTAAGAACCTGCAATGGACCGGGCGTGTATACCAAAGTGGCTAGTTATGTGGATTGGATACAGAAAAGAATATCCAACTTTGATGATTCTAATAAGCCACAGCTCGCAATGCCACAACAATCTCCGCCTGCAATGGTTCAAGACATGTGGTTGCACAGGGACTGCGGTGGCGGTACCATGGCATCAATTTTACGGGCCGACATTTTTGGACATAATTTCAGGGCCCATGGAGTGCTGATCACAGACC GTTTTGTCATAACCACTGCCAGACACTTATCGGAAAATCATGATGCGCT AAAAGTTATTCCAATCGGAATGGGATGGACATATGGTGACCACCGAGTTGACTCAGTCTTTAAGCATACTAGTGATATAGCTTTGCTTAAACTTAGTCGACCGATGAGGCCCACAG ATGGAATGAAACCGATCTGTATGCTTTCGAACGACCAACTCCAACGGATGGGCGAACCTCCTCTGCCCTTATCTGTATTTGACCCCGTTAGCGGTGgacacttttatttatatactcGGGAGTGTCCATGGACAATCAATGCGGATGAAATTTGTGTGGGAACTCCTCCTGGAATAAGCACTACATTTGGAAAGGCTGGTGACATATTGGGAAAACAGATTATTGTTTCGAAAAAAG GGTGGATCGCAAATACcgttaaacaaaatcaattttag